The proteins below are encoded in one region of Amorphus orientalis:
- the hemE gene encoding uroporphyrinogen decarboxylase, translating to MDAEDHTKPTLFAKVLRGEASSPPPIWLMRQAGRYLPEYRELRSQSKGFLDFCYSPDLASEATLQPIRRFGFDAAIIFSDILVIPDALGQPVRFEEGVGPRLDPLALDALDDLDPGRLSTHLAPVYEAISRTRRALPGDTSLIGFAGAPWTLATYMIAGRTTPDQAPTRRAAFADPDRFDRLITLLADSVAEHLCAQVDAGCDALQIFDSWAGTLDTLSFPRWSADAIVRIVGHVRGKHPNVPIIVFPRNAGDRLRDFVETVRPDAVGLDWSVSQDMGRAVQKSVCVQGNLDPMRLVAGGEALRRGIDAILETYSDGPFVFNLGHGIVPETPIAHVEEMVAQVRASSR from the coding sequence GTGGACGCAGAGGACCACACCAAGCCGACCCTTTTCGCGAAGGTGCTGAGAGGGGAGGCATCCAGCCCACCGCCGATCTGGCTGATGCGTCAGGCGGGACGCTATCTCCCCGAATACCGGGAGCTTCGAAGCCAATCTAAGGGCTTCCTCGATTTCTGCTATTCGCCGGATCTCGCCTCCGAGGCGACGTTGCAACCAATCCGGCGTTTCGGGTTCGATGCGGCAATCATCTTCTCTGACATCCTGGTGATCCCAGATGCTCTCGGACAGCCGGTCCGGTTCGAGGAAGGGGTCGGCCCACGTCTCGATCCGCTTGCGCTCGATGCTCTGGACGATCTCGATCCCGGTCGGCTGTCCACCCACCTGGCGCCGGTTTACGAGGCGATTTCGCGAACCCGCCGGGCTTTGCCGGGCGATACGTCCCTGATCGGGTTCGCCGGCGCCCCCTGGACACTCGCGACCTACATGATCGCCGGTCGCACAACGCCGGATCAGGCACCGACAAGGCGGGCGGCCTTTGCCGATCCGGACCGGTTCGACCGCCTGATCACCCTGCTTGCGGATTCCGTCGCGGAGCATCTGTGCGCCCAAGTCGACGCCGGATGCGATGCGCTCCAGATCTTCGACAGCTGGGCGGGAACGCTCGATACGTTGTCCTTTCCGCGCTGGTCGGCGGACGCGATCGTACGGATCGTCGGCCATGTCCGCGGGAAGCATCCGAACGTGCCCATCATCGTTTTTCCCAGGAACGCCGGAGACAGGCTGCGGGACTTCGTGGAGACCGTGCGCCCTGACGCGGTCGGCCTCGATTGGTCCGTCTCGCAAGACATGGGCCGGGCGGTTCAGAAATCGGTTTGCGTTCAGGGCAATCTCGACCCGATGCGGCTCGTCGCGGGCGGCGAAGCGCTCAGGCGCGGGATCGACGCCATCCTCGAGACCTATTCGGATGGCCCGTTCGTCTTCAATCTGGGCCACGGGATCGTGCCGGAGACGCCGATTGCCCACGTCGAAGAGATGGTTGCCCAGGTCAGGGCGAGCTCCCGTTAG
- the hemJ gene encoding protoporphyrinogen oxidase HemJ, translated as MASAYLWLKTAHILAVIAWMAAMLYLPRLMVYHADAAVGSDKSETFKVMERRLLRGIMTPSMIASWVFGLAVVTVGGFWSSGWLHAKLALVIAMTVIHGLCARWVRAFAEDRNLHSGRYYRIMNEVPALLLVVIVGLVVLKPF; from the coding sequence ATGGCAAGCGCGTATCTCTGGCTGAAGACCGCGCACATCCTGGCCGTCATCGCCTGGATGGCGGCCATGCTCTACCTGCCGCGCCTGATGGTCTATCACGCGGATGCTGCGGTCGGATCCGACAAGTCGGAGACCTTCAAGGTCATGGAGCGGCGGCTTCTTCGCGGGATCATGACCCCGTCCATGATCGCCAGCTGGGTGTTCGGACTTGCCGTCGTAACTGTCGGTGGCTTCTGGTCTTCAGGCTGGCTGCACGCGAAACTCGCGCTGGTGATCGCGATGACAGTGATCCACGGATTGTGCGCCCGATGGGTCCGGGCGTTCGCCGAGGACCGCAATCTGCATTCCGGCCGCTACTACCGGATTATGAACGAGGTTCCGGCGCTTCTTCTGGTTGTCATCGTCGGACTGGTGGTTCTCAAGCCGTTTTGA
- the rho gene encoding transcription termination factor Rho: protein MREMKLQELKSKSPPDLIAFAEELDVENASTLRKQELMFAILKQLAASEVDIIGEGVVEVLQDGFGFLRSPDANYLPGPDDIYVSPSQIRRFSLRTGDTVEGQIRSPKEGERYFALLKVNTINFAEPEQARHKIHFDNLTPLYPDHRFNMEIENPTGKDMSSRILDLVAPLGKGQRALIVAPPRTGKTVLLQNIAHSITSNHPECYLIVLLIDERPEEVTDMQRSVNGEVVSSTFDEPAARHVQVAEMVIEKAKRLVEHGRDVVILLDSITRLGRAYNTVVPSSGKVLTGGVDANALQRPKRFFGAARNIEEGGSLTIIATALIDTGSRMDEVIFEEFKGTGNSEIILDRKVADKRVFPALDIQRSGTRKEELLVPADKLKKTFVLRRILNPMGTVDAIEFLLDKLRQTKSNSDFFDSMNT from the coding sequence ATGCGGGAGATGAAGCTTCAAGAGCTTAAATCGAAATCTCCGCCTGATCTCATTGCATTTGCTGAAGAACTGGACGTCGAAAACGCCAGCACTTTGCGCAAGCAAGAACTCATGTTCGCCATTCTTAAGCAATTGGCGGCCAGTGAAGTCGATATTATCGGTGAAGGTGTTGTCGAAGTACTGCAGGACGGCTTCGGTTTCCTGCGCTCGCCGGACGCGAATTATCTGCCGGGACCGGACGACATCTATGTTTCCCCATCGCAGATCCGTCGCTTTTCGCTTCGCACCGGTGACACGGTCGAAGGCCAGATCCGCAGTCCCAAGGAAGGCGAGCGCTATTTCGCCCTTCTGAAGGTCAACACCATCAATTTCGCCGAGCCGGAACAGGCGCGGCACAAGATCCATTTCGACAATCTCACCCCGCTCTATCCCGATCACCGTTTCAACATGGAGATCGAGAATCCGACCGGGAAAGACATGTCGTCGCGGATCCTGGATCTGGTCGCCCCGCTCGGCAAGGGCCAGCGCGCGCTGATCGTGGCGCCGCCGCGCACCGGCAAGACGGTTCTGCTTCAGAACATCGCCCACTCGATCACGTCCAACCATCCCGAATGCTATCTGATCGTTCTCCTGATCGACGAGCGGCCGGAAGAAGTGACCGACATGCAGCGCTCGGTGAACGGCGAGGTGGTGTCGTCCACCTTCGACGAGCCGGCCGCCCGGCACGTCCAGGTCGCCGAAATGGTGATCGAGAAGGCAAAGCGGCTCGTCGAGCACGGGCGCGACGTGGTCATTCTGCTGGATTCCATCACCCGCCTCGGCCGCGCCTACAACACGGTGGTGCCGTCGTCGGGCAAGGTGCTGACCGGTGGTGTCGACGCCAACGCGCTGCAGCGCCCCAAGCGGTTCTTCGGTGCCGCCCGGAACATCGAGGAGGGCGGTTCGCTGACGATCATCGCGACGGCGCTGATCGACACCGGCAGCCGCATGGACGAAGTGATCTTCGAGGAGTTCAAGGGCACCGGCAACTCCGAGATCATTCTGGATCGCAAGGTCGCGGACAAGCGGGTGTTCCCGGCCCTCGACATCCAGCGTTCCGGCACCCGCAAGGAAGAGCTGCTGGTTCCGGCCGACAAGCTCAAAAAGACGTTCGTCCTTCGCCGGATCCTCAATCCGATGGGAACGGTCGATGCGATCGAGTTCCTGCTGGACAAGCTTCGTCAGACCAAGAGCAACAGCGATTTCTTCGATTCGATGAACACCTGA